The following are encoded together in the Mesoplodon densirostris isolate mMesDen1 chromosome 2, mMesDen1 primary haplotype, whole genome shotgun sequence genome:
- the SPSB1 gene encoding SPRY domain-containing SOCS box protein 1 has translation MGQKVTGGIKTVDMRDPTYRPLKQELQGLDYCKPTRLDLLLDMPPVSYDVQLLHSWNNNDRSLNVFVKEDDKLIFHRHPVAQSTDAIRGKVGYTRGLHVWQITWAMRQRGTHAVVGVATADAPLHSVGYTTLVGNNHESWGWDLGRNRLYHDGKNQPSKTYPAFLEPDETFIVPDSFLVALDMDDGTLSFIVDGQYMGVAFRGLKGKKLYPVVSAVWGHCEIRMRYLNGLDPEPLPLMDLCRRSVRLALGKERLGEIHALPLPASLKAYLHYQ, from the exons ATGGGTCAGAAGGTCACTGGAGGTATCAAGACGGTGGACATGAGGGACCCCACGTACCGGCCCTTGAAGCAGGAGCTCCAGGGTCTGGACTACTGCAAGCCCACCCGCCTGGACCTGCTGCTGGACATGCCCCCCGTGTCCTACGATGTCCAGCTGCTCCACTCCTGGAACAACAATGACCGCTCGCTCAATGTCTTTGTGAAGGAGGACGACAAGCTGATCTTTCACCGGCATCCGGTGGCCCAGAGCACGGACGCCATCAGGGGCAAAGTCGGGTACACGCGCGGGCTGCACGTGTGGCAGATCACGTGGGCCATGAGGCAGCGCGGCACCCACGCCGTGGTGGGGGTGGCGACGGCAGACGCCCCCCTGCACTCCGTGGGGTACACGACACTCGTGGGGAATAACCACGAGTCCTGGGGCTGGGACTTGGGGCGCAACCGGCTCTACCATGACGGCAAAAACCAGCCGAGCAAAACGTACCCAGCCTTTCTGGAGCCGGACGAGACGTTCATTGTCCCTGACTCCTTCCTGGTGGCCTTGGATATGGACGACGGGACCCTGAGCTTCATTGTGGATGGACAGTACATGGGAGTAGCTTTTCGGGGACTCAAGGGCAAAAAACTTTATCCCGTAGTGAGTGCCGTCTGGGGCCACTGTGAGATCCGCATGCGCTACTTGAATGGGCTTGACC CGGAACCCCTGCCACTCATGGATCTCTGCCGCCGCTCGGTGCGCCTGGCCCTGGGGAAGGAGCGCCTGGGCGAGATCCATGCGCTGCCACTGCCCGCCTCCCTCAAGGCCTACCTCCACTACCAGTGA